The following proteins are co-located in the Streptomyces sp. NBC_00435 genome:
- a CDS encoding helical backbone metal receptor, which produces MRKRVVSLVPSLTEAVAVSAPGALVGVTDWCTHPGDLGDAVRVGGTKNPDVRAIAELRPDLVVANEEENRAPDLAALRAAGLEVLVTGVRDLPQAFRELDRVLVGAMGLKRPGWLADAEAAWARVEPPRDSRAAFVPVWRRPWMVLGRDTFAGDLLARLGVRNVYAGHPERYPRIPAAELAAAGCELVVLPDEPYRFTADDGPEAFPGIPAALVDGRHLTWYGPSLAGAPEILAAALRAAVQGLPSRGESACQSSCGRRDDRP; this is translated from the coding sequence ATGCGGAAACGCGTCGTCTCGCTGGTGCCGTCCCTGACCGAGGCGGTGGCCGTGAGCGCGCCCGGGGCGCTGGTCGGGGTGACCGACTGGTGCACGCACCCCGGGGACCTGGGGGACGCGGTGCGCGTCGGAGGGACGAAGAACCCCGACGTGCGCGCGATCGCGGAGCTGCGCCCGGACCTGGTCGTCGCCAACGAGGAGGAGAACCGGGCCCCGGACCTGGCGGCGCTGCGCGCGGCCGGGCTCGAGGTGCTGGTCACCGGGGTACGGGACCTGCCGCAGGCCTTCCGTGAACTGGACCGGGTACTGGTGGGGGCCATGGGGCTGAAGCGGCCCGGGTGGCTGGCGGACGCGGAGGCCGCGTGGGCCCGGGTGGAACCGCCGCGGGACTCGCGCGCGGCCTTCGTACCGGTCTGGCGGCGGCCCTGGATGGTGCTGGGCCGCGACACCTTCGCGGGGGACCTGCTGGCCCGCCTCGGCGTGCGCAACGTCTACGCCGGGCACCCCGAGCGCTACCCGAGGATCCCGGCGGCCGAGCTGGCCGCCGCCGGCTGCGAGCTCGTGGTGCTCCCGGACGAGCCGTACCGCTTCACCGCCGACGACGGGCCCGAGGCCTTCCCCGGAATCCCGGCCGCCCTCGTCGACGGGCGCCACCTGACCTGGTACGGCCCCTCGCTGGCCGGGGCCCCGGAGATCCTGGCGGCGGCCCTGCGCGCTGCGGTCCAGGGCCTGCCTTCGCGCGGCGAGAGTGCGTGCCAGTCGTCGTGCGGCAGACGGGACGACAGGCCCTAG
- a CDS encoding LysR family transcriptional regulator, protein MGNAYGNEERAAEGQTPLAHRVPDLGAMELLLAVARVGSLSGAARRLGITQPAASSRIRAMETRLGVALVDRSPRGSTLTAEGALVTDWARRVVEAAEAFDAGAQALRGRRDSRLRVAASMTIAEYLLPGWLIALRGQRPGTAVSLHAGNSAVVADRVLAHEADLGFVEGLSVPEGLDSVVIAQDRLVVAVAPGHPWARRLRGVEPAELAATPLILRERGSGTRQVLDAALAGCGGLAEPLLELASTTAVKAAAVSGAGPCVLSELAVGDELAGRRLVSVPVLGAGLERELRAVWPAGARPAGPARDLLSLTRD, encoded by the coding sequence ATGGGTAATGCGTACGGTAATGAGGAGCGGGCGGCCGAGGGGCAGACCCCGCTGGCGCACCGGGTCCCGGACCTCGGGGCCATGGAGCTGCTGCTCGCCGTCGCGCGGGTCGGCAGCCTGAGCGGCGCCGCACGGCGGCTCGGCATCACCCAGCCCGCCGCCAGCAGCCGGATCCGGGCGATGGAGACCCGGCTCGGGGTCGCGCTCGTGGACCGCTCGCCGCGCGGATCCACCCTTACGGCGGAGGGCGCGCTGGTCACGGACTGGGCGCGCCGGGTGGTGGAGGCCGCCGAGGCCTTCGACGCGGGTGCGCAGGCGCTACGGGGCCGCCGCGACTCCCGGCTGCGGGTCGCGGCCAGTATGACCATCGCGGAGTACCTGCTGCCCGGCTGGCTGATCGCGCTGCGCGGGCAGCGCCCCGGGACGGCGGTGTCACTGCATGCCGGGAACTCGGCGGTCGTCGCCGACCGGGTCCTCGCGCACGAGGCGGACCTCGGCTTCGTGGAGGGGCTCAGCGTGCCGGAGGGGCTCGACTCCGTGGTCATCGCGCAGGACCGCCTGGTGGTGGCGGTGGCTCCCGGGCACCCGTGGGCGCGGCGCTTGCGGGGGGTGGAGCCGGCGGAGCTGGCGGCCACCCCGCTGATCCTGCGCGAACGGGGGTCGGGGACCCGGCAGGTCCTGGACGCGGCGCTGGCCGGGTGCGGGGGGCTGGCGGAGCCGCTGCTGGAGCTCGCCTCCACCACCGCGGTGAAGGCGGCGGCCGTGAGCGGGGCCGGGCCGTGCGTGCTGTCGGAGCTCGCGGTCGGGGACGAGCTGGCGGGACGGCGGCTGGTGTCCGTGCCGGTGCTGGGCGCCGGCCTGGAACGGGAGCTCCGGGCGGTCTGGCCCGCGGGGGCCCGGCCGGCGGGCCCGGCGCGGGACCTGCTTTCGCTGACGCGGGACTGA
- a CDS encoding 3-oxoacyl-ACP reductase: MSTDSTGSTEETVCRRLVGRTAVITGAGSGIGLATARRLASEGANIVCGDIDETAGKAAAEEVGGTFVKVDVTSPEEVEALFKAAFDTYGSVDIAFNNAGISPPDDDSILTTGLEAWKRVQDVNLTSVYLCCKAALPYMRRQGRGSIINTASFVARMGAATSQISYTASKGGVLAMSRELGVQFAREGIRVNALCPGPVNTPLLQELFAKDPERAARRLVHIPLGRFAEPTEIAAAVAFLASDDSSFINATDFLVDGGISGAYVTPL, encoded by the coding sequence ATGAGCACCGATTCCACCGGTTCCACCGAAGAGACCGTCTGCCGCCGGCTGGTCGGCCGTACCGCCGTCATCACCGGAGCCGGGAGCGGCATCGGCCTCGCCACCGCCCGGCGGCTGGCCTCCGAAGGCGCCAACATCGTCTGCGGGGACATCGACGAGACCGCGGGCAAGGCCGCGGCCGAGGAGGTCGGCGGCACCTTCGTGAAGGTCGACGTCACCAGCCCGGAGGAGGTCGAGGCCCTGTTCAAGGCCGCCTTCGACACCTACGGCTCCGTGGACATCGCCTTCAACAACGCGGGCATCTCGCCCCCGGACGACGACTCCATCCTCACCACGGGCCTGGAGGCCTGGAAGCGCGTCCAGGACGTCAACCTGACCTCCGTCTACCTGTGCTGCAAGGCGGCGCTGCCCTACATGCGGCGCCAGGGCCGGGGCTCCATCATCAACACCGCCTCCTTCGTCGCCCGGATGGGCGCCGCCACCTCACAGATCTCGTACACCGCCTCCAAGGGTGGCGTGCTCGCCATGTCCCGCGAGCTCGGCGTGCAGTTCGCCCGCGAGGGCATCCGGGTCAACGCGCTCTGCCCGGGACCCGTCAACACCCCGCTGCTGCAGGAGCTGTTCGCCAAGGACCCCGAGCGCGCCGCCCGCCGGCTCGTGCACATCCCGCTGGGCCGTTTCGCCGAGCCCACCGAGATCGCCGCCGCGGTCGCCTTCCTCGCCAGCGACGACTCCTCCTTCATCAACGCCACCGACTTCCTCGTCGACGGCGGCATCTCCGGCGCGTACGTGACCCCGCTCTAG
- a CDS encoding helix-turn-helix domain-containing protein, with translation MDDRDGTDGRNGTGATTGADDKERDRDKDSREPLRVGVAVRKRRRALHLTLAAVSARSGLSVPFLSQIENERARPSMRSLERVADALETTAVDLLAASDTARTVDLVRAGDDPGLTPVPGVRPLVRGHHQLHALEFTGDQDAGREYQHRNDELMYVVSGACQVEAEGRAYRLENGDALFLSGGVRHRWRAVTEDTRILIVAVGEHIHATSEPPSPEH, from the coding sequence ATGGACGACAGGGACGGCACCGACGGCAGGAACGGCACGGGCGCGACGACCGGCGCGGACGACAAGGAGCGGGACAGGGACAAGGACTCCAGGGAACCGCTCCGGGTGGGCGTGGCCGTGCGCAAGAGACGCCGGGCACTGCACCTCACCCTCGCCGCCGTATCGGCGCGCAGCGGCCTCTCGGTGCCCTTCCTGAGCCAGATAGAGAACGAGCGGGCCCGGCCCAGCATGCGCTCCCTGGAGCGGGTCGCCGACGCGCTGGAGACCACGGCCGTCGATCTGCTGGCCGCCTCCGACACCGCGCGCACCGTGGACCTCGTACGGGCCGGCGACGACCCGGGGCTCACCCCGGTCCCCGGCGTACGGCCGCTCGTACGGGGGCACCACCAGCTGCACGCCCTGGAGTTCACCGGGGACCAGGACGCGGGCCGGGAGTACCAGCACCGCAACGACGAGCTCATGTACGTGGTCTCGGGCGCCTGCCAGGTGGAGGCCGAGGGGCGGGCGTACCGACTGGAGAACGGCGACGCGCTGTTCCTGTCCGGCGGGGTGCGCCACCGCTGGCGGGCCGTCACCGAGGACACCCGGATCCTGATCGTCGCGGTCGGCGAACACATCCACGCGACCTCCGAACCGCCCTCTCCGGAACACTGA
- a CDS encoding aldehyde dehydrogenase family protein — translation MSDALEVLNPATEEIVAVVPAATRDDVDAAVVRATAAQRIWAAAAPADRARLLRRFASVVDGHIEELARLEVREAGHTIGNARWEAGNVRDVLDFAAGGVERLSGRQIPVAGGIDVTFLEPLGVIGVIAPWNFPMPIAAWGLAPALAAGNAVILKPAETTPLTALRLAELAVEAGLPEHLLQVLPGRGAVAGDALVEHPGVAKIVFTGSTRTGKQIMAKCADRVKRLTLELGGKNPNIVFADADLEAAAAAAPMSFLDNTGQDCCARTRILVQRSAYDRFMALLAPEIEKVVVGDPSDEKTQLGPLISRVQLDRVRSYITDDLTVIRGTAPEGPGFWYPPTLVTDVDPTAVVATEEVFGPVAVVLPFEDEEDAVRLANATDYGLAGSLWTRDVGRALRVSRAVAAGNLSVNSHSSVRYWTPFGGYKQSGLGRELGPDSLTAFTETKNVFISTEA, via the coding sequence GTGTCCGACGCGCTGGAAGTCTTGAATCCGGCCACCGAGGAGATCGTCGCCGTCGTCCCGGCCGCCACACGGGACGACGTCGACGCCGCCGTCGTACGGGCCACCGCCGCCCAGCGGATCTGGGCGGCGGCCGCGCCCGCCGACCGGGCCAGACTGCTGCGCCGCTTCGCCTCCGTCGTCGACGGGCACATCGAGGAACTGGCACGGCTGGAGGTCCGGGAGGCGGGCCACACCATCGGCAACGCCCGGTGGGAGGCCGGCAACGTCCGCGACGTACTCGACTTCGCCGCCGGGGGAGTGGAGCGCCTCTCCGGCCGCCAGATCCCCGTCGCCGGCGGCATCGACGTCACCTTCCTCGAACCCCTCGGCGTCATCGGCGTGATCGCCCCGTGGAACTTCCCCATGCCGATCGCCGCCTGGGGCCTCGCGCCCGCCCTGGCCGCCGGCAACGCGGTCATCCTCAAGCCCGCCGAGACCACCCCGCTCACCGCGCTGCGCCTGGCCGAGCTCGCCGTGGAGGCCGGGCTGCCCGAGCACCTCCTGCAGGTGCTGCCCGGCCGCGGAGCGGTCGCGGGCGACGCCCTGGTCGAGCACCCGGGCGTGGCCAAGATCGTGTTCACCGGTTCCACCCGGACCGGCAAGCAGATCATGGCCAAGTGCGCCGACCGGGTGAAACGGCTCACCCTCGAACTGGGCGGCAAGAACCCCAACATCGTCTTCGCGGACGCGGACCTGGAGGCCGCGGCGGCCGCGGCGCCCATGTCCTTCCTGGACAACACCGGGCAGGACTGCTGCGCCCGCACGCGGATCCTCGTACAGCGCTCCGCGTACGACCGGTTCATGGCGTTGCTGGCGCCCGAGATCGAGAAAGTGGTCGTCGGGGACCCGTCCGACGAGAAGACGCAGCTGGGGCCGCTCATCTCGCGGGTCCAGCTGGACCGCGTACGGTCGTACATCACCGATGACCTCACGGTGATCCGCGGCACCGCTCCCGAGGGCCCCGGCTTCTGGTACCCGCCGACCCTGGTCACCGACGTCGACCCCACCGCCGTCGTGGCCACCGAGGAGGTCTTCGGGCCCGTCGCCGTCGTCCTGCCCTTCGAGGACGAGGAGGACGCCGTACGCCTGGCCAACGCCACCGACTACGGCCTGGCCGGCTCCCTGTGGACCCGCGACGTGGGCCGCGCGCTGCGCGTCTCGCGCGCCGTCGCCGCGGGCAACCTGTCGGTCAACTCCCACAGCAGCGTCCGCTACTGGACCCCCTTCGGCGGCTACAAGCAGTCCGGGCTCGGGCGCGAGCTCGGACCGGACTCCCTCACCGCTTTCACCGAGACCAAGAACGTCTTCATCAGCACGGAGGCCTGA
- a CDS encoding glutamine synthetase family protein, with protein MVDRKPPLSTEELRVLVASGEIDTVVLAFPDMQGRLQGKRFAAQFFLDEVLEHGTEGCNYLLAVDTDMNTVDGYEMSSWDRGYGDFAMHPDLATLRRIPWNPGSAFLLADLAWNDGSPVVAAPRQILRRQLERLAGHGYTAMVGTELEFMVFQDTYEQAWDSNYRGLTPVNQYNIDYSVLGTGRVEPLLRRIRNEMQAAGLVVESAKGECNLGQHEIAFRYDEALLTCDQHAVYKTGAKEIAAQEGVSLTFMAKYDEREGNSCHIHLSLNDGDGRNAMAGEGPDAHAHGGMSPVMRHFLAGQLAALRDFSLLYAPNINSYKRFRPGSFAPTAVAWGVDNRTCALRVVGHGRSMRFENRLPGGDVNPYLAVAGLVAAGIYGIENRLELPDPCAGNAYTADFAHVPTTLREAAELWENSEIAKAAFGPEVVAHYRNMARVELDAYDSAVTDWELRRSFERL; from the coding sequence GTGGTAGACCGCAAGCCGCCGCTTTCGACCGAAGAGCTCCGTGTTCTCGTCGCCAGCGGTGAGATCGACACAGTGGTCCTGGCCTTCCCCGACATGCAGGGGCGCCTCCAGGGCAAGCGGTTCGCCGCACAGTTCTTCCTCGACGAGGTCCTCGAGCACGGCACCGAGGGGTGCAACTACCTCCTCGCCGTCGACACGGACATGAACACCGTCGACGGTTACGAGATGTCCTCCTGGGACCGGGGCTACGGCGACTTCGCCATGCACCCCGACCTCGCCACCCTGCGCCGGATCCCCTGGAACCCGGGCAGCGCCTTCCTCCTCGCCGACCTGGCCTGGAACGACGGCTCGCCCGTCGTCGCCGCGCCCCGCCAGATCCTGCGCCGCCAGCTGGAACGCCTCGCCGGTCACGGCTACACCGCGATGGTGGGCACGGAGCTGGAGTTCATGGTGTTCCAGGACACCTACGAGCAGGCCTGGGACTCCAACTACCGAGGCCTGACCCCCGTCAACCAGTACAACATCGACTACTCGGTCCTCGGGACGGGCCGCGTCGAACCGCTGCTGCGCCGCATCCGCAACGAGATGCAGGCCGCCGGCCTGGTCGTGGAGTCGGCCAAGGGCGAGTGCAACCTCGGCCAGCACGAGATCGCCTTCCGCTACGACGAGGCGCTGCTCACCTGCGACCAGCACGCCGTCTACAAGACCGGCGCGAAGGAGATCGCCGCCCAGGAGGGCGTCTCGCTCACCTTCATGGCCAAGTACGACGAGCGCGAGGGCAACTCCTGTCACATCCACCTCTCGCTCAACGACGGTGACGGACGCAACGCGATGGCCGGCGAGGGCCCGGACGCGCACGCCCACGGCGGTATGTCACCGGTGATGCGTCACTTCCTGGCCGGCCAGCTCGCCGCACTGCGCGACTTCTCCCTTCTCTACGCCCCCAACATCAACTCCTACAAGCGTTTCCGGCCGGGATCCTTCGCGCCGACCGCGGTCGCCTGGGGCGTGGACAACCGCACCTGCGCGCTCCGCGTGGTCGGCCACGGCCGCTCCATGCGCTTCGAGAACCGCCTGCCGGGTGGCGACGTCAACCCGTACCTCGCCGTCGCCGGCCTGGTCGCGGCCGGGATCTACGGCATCGAGAACCGCCTCGAACTGCCGGATCCCTGCGCCGGCAACGCCTACACCGCCGACTTCGCGCACGTCCCCACCACCTTGCGCGAGGCCGCCGAGCTCTGGGAGAACAGCGAGATCGCCAAGGCGGCCTTCGGCCCGGAGGTCGTCGCCCACTACCGGAACATGGCCCGTGTCGAACTGGACGCGTACGACTCCGCGGTGACCGACTGGGAACTGCGCCGCTCCTTCGAGCGCCTGTAG
- a CDS encoding gamma-glutamyl-gamma-aminobutyrate hydrolase family protein, with the protein MPRPLIGITTYVEASTRYGVWDVPTALVPTGYYELVQAAGGTAVLLPPDDPEAAAEVLDRLDGLVVAGGPDVDPVRYGAPRDPRTGAPATQRDEWELALITAALAARTPLLGICRGMQALNVALGGTLVQHIDGHAAGPGVVTRHPVRPVPGTLYASLVPEQSQVPTYHHQAVDRLGRGLVASSHALDGTVESIELPDPAHWALGVQWHPERDEDTRVMSALVAAAMSHTPTPAPV; encoded by the coding sequence GTGCCCAGGCCGCTCATCGGCATCACCACCTACGTCGAGGCATCCACCCGCTACGGCGTGTGGGACGTCCCGACCGCCCTCGTCCCCACCGGGTACTACGAACTCGTGCAGGCGGCGGGCGGCACCGCCGTCCTGCTCCCGCCGGACGACCCGGAGGCGGCGGCGGAGGTGCTGGACCGACTGGACGGCCTGGTGGTGGCGGGCGGCCCGGACGTGGACCCGGTCCGCTACGGCGCCCCGCGCGATCCCCGTACGGGCGCGCCGGCGACCCAGCGCGACGAGTGGGAGCTCGCGCTGATCACCGCGGCACTGGCCGCGCGCACCCCGCTGCTCGGGATCTGCCGGGGCATGCAGGCCCTGAACGTGGCGCTGGGCGGGACGCTGGTCCAGCACATCGACGGCCACGCGGCGGGCCCGGGGGTCGTCACCCGGCACCCGGTCCGCCCGGTCCCGGGCACGCTGTACGCCTCGCTGGTCCCGGAGCAGTCGCAGGTCCCGACCTACCACCACCAGGCCGTCGACCGCCTGGGCCGCGGCCTCGTCGCCTCGTCCCACGCCCTGGACGGCACGGTGGAGTCGATCGAGCTCCCCGACCCCGCCCACTGGGCCCTGGGCGTCCAGTGGCACCCGGAACGCGACGAGGACACCCGGGTCATGTCGGCCCTGGTCGCGGCGGCGATGTCCCACACACCCACCCCCGCCCCGGTCTGA
- a CDS encoding TDT family transporter, translating into MATTLVRPRPTTPGILRPHKAPSLRHLGPNWYASVMGTAIVANAGATLPYQLPGQRVVCQVFWVLAATALAVLLTARAGHWLHHRDQARAHLLDPAVAPFYGCLSMALLAVGGGALIVGKDLVGLPAAVALDTVLFTAGTAIGLLAAVAVPYLMVVRHKVEAHQASPVWLLPVVAPMVSAALGPLLIPHLAAGQAREAMLLACYAMFGLSLLATLLLLPLVFGRLIVSGPLPLALTPTLFLVLGPLGQSTTAVNSLADMAPQSTAAPYTGAFAAFAVVYGVPVMGFALLWMALASAMLLRAAREGMGFAMTWWALTFPVGTCVTGAAGLARHTGLTAFAWLAAILFLALLTAWLLAAANTLRGLSTGRLLAAPR; encoded by the coding sequence ATGGCCACCACCCTCGTACGACCCCGTCCCACCACCCCCGGGATCCTCCGGCCCCACAAGGCCCCCTCGCTGCGCCACCTCGGCCCCAACTGGTACGCCTCCGTCATGGGCACCGCGATCGTCGCCAACGCCGGCGCGACCCTCCCGTACCAGCTTCCCGGCCAGCGGGTGGTCTGCCAGGTCTTCTGGGTGCTGGCCGCCACCGCGCTGGCCGTACTGCTGACGGCCCGCGCCGGACACTGGCTGCACCACCGCGACCAGGCCCGCGCCCATCTGCTGGACCCCGCCGTGGCCCCCTTCTACGGATGCCTCTCGATGGCCCTGCTGGCCGTCGGCGGCGGCGCGCTCATCGTCGGCAAGGACCTCGTCGGACTCCCCGCCGCCGTGGCCCTCGACACGGTCCTGTTCACCGCGGGCACCGCGATCGGCCTCCTCGCGGCCGTGGCCGTCCCCTACCTGATGGTGGTCCGCCACAAGGTCGAGGCCCACCAGGCCAGCCCTGTGTGGCTGCTGCCCGTGGTCGCCCCCATGGTCTCCGCCGCGCTGGGTCCGCTGCTCATCCCCCACCTGGCCGCCGGCCAGGCCCGCGAGGCCATGCTGCTCGCCTGCTACGCCATGTTCGGCCTCAGCCTGCTCGCCACCCTGCTGCTGCTCCCCCTGGTCTTCGGCCGGCTGATCGTCAGCGGCCCCCTGCCCTTGGCGCTCACCCCGACCCTGTTCCTGGTCCTGGGCCCCCTCGGCCAGTCCACCACCGCCGTGAACTCCCTCGCGGACATGGCCCCCCAGTCGACAGCCGCCCCCTACACCGGCGCCTTCGCCGCCTTCGCGGTCGTCTACGGGGTCCCCGTGATGGGATTCGCCCTCCTCTGGATGGCGCTGGCCTCGGCCATGCTGCTGCGGGCCGCCCGGGAGGGCATGGGGTTCGCCATGACCTGGTGGGCGCTGACCTTCCCCGTCGGCACCTGCGTCACCGGCGCCGCCGGGCTGGCCCGCCACACCGGGCTCACCGCCTTCGCCTGGCTGGCCGCGATCCTGTTCCTGGCCCTGCTGACCGCCTGGCTGCTGGCCGCCGCGAACACCCTGCGCGGCCTGTCCACCGGCCGCCTCCTGGCCGCGCCCCGCTAG
- the eat gene encoding ethanolamine permease yields the protein MADDTGARLAAVPEPTTSLQNAAPEKAADGYLERRTLRRGSAGWLLLTGLGVAYVVSGDFSGWNVGLAQGGFGGLAIATVLMGAMYACLVFSLAELSAILPTAGGGYGFARRALGTWGGFLTGTAILIEYVLAPAAIAIFIGDYVESLHLFGLTSGWPVYLACFVVFIGIHLWGVGEALSFSLVVTAIAVIALIVFAAGAFTGFDPANLDDIAVDTSAAGASSWLPLGFLGIWAAFPFGMWFFLGVEGVPLAAEEAKDPVHSVPRALSISMGILVLLALVTFLASTGARGADAIKDAGNPLVVALEGDPGLSWLKTFVNYAGLAGLVASFFSLIYAGSRQLFALSRAGYLPRFLSLTSKRKAPYLGLLIPGAIGFALAAATGNGPRMLNMAVFGATISYALMALSHIVLRRREPGLERPYRTPGGIVTSSVAFVLALSALVATFLVDKDAAFIALAVYAVALAYFAFYSRHHLVASAPEEEFAALAEAEAELSRD from the coding sequence ATGGCCGACGACACCGGCGCACGGCTGGCAGCCGTGCCCGAACCCACCACGTCCCTTCAGAACGCCGCCCCCGAGAAGGCCGCCGACGGCTACCTGGAGCGCCGCACCCTGCGCCGCGGCAGCGCGGGCTGGCTGCTGCTGACGGGCCTCGGCGTCGCGTACGTCGTCTCCGGAGACTTCTCAGGCTGGAACGTCGGCCTCGCCCAGGGCGGATTCGGCGGTCTCGCCATCGCCACCGTCCTGATGGGCGCGATGTACGCGTGCCTGGTCTTCTCCCTCGCCGAGCTGTCGGCGATCCTGCCCACCGCCGGCGGCGGTTACGGTTTCGCCCGCCGGGCACTCGGCACCTGGGGCGGCTTCCTCACCGGCACCGCGATACTCATCGAGTACGTGCTCGCCCCGGCGGCCATCGCCATCTTCATCGGCGACTACGTGGAGTCGCTCCACCTCTTCGGCCTGACCTCCGGCTGGCCGGTCTACCTCGCCTGCTTCGTCGTCTTCATCGGCATCCACCTGTGGGGCGTGGGAGAGGCCCTGAGCTTCTCGCTCGTCGTCACCGCCATCGCCGTGATCGCGCTGATCGTCTTCGCGGCCGGCGCCTTCACCGGGTTCGATCCCGCCAACCTGGACGACATCGCTGTCGACACCTCCGCCGCCGGCGCGAGCTCGTGGCTGCCGCTGGGCTTCCTCGGCATCTGGGCCGCGTTCCCCTTCGGCATGTGGTTCTTCCTCGGCGTCGAAGGCGTCCCGCTGGCCGCCGAGGAGGCCAAGGACCCGGTGCACTCCGTACCGCGCGCCCTGTCGATCTCCATGGGCATCCTGGTCCTGCTCGCCCTGGTCACCTTCCTCGCCTCGACCGGTGCGCGCGGAGCCGACGCCATCAAGGACGCGGGCAACCCGCTGGTCGTCGCCCTGGAGGGCGACCCCGGACTCTCCTGGCTGAAGACCTTCGTCAACTACGCGGGCCTGGCCGGCCTCGTGGCCTCCTTCTTCTCCCTCATCTACGCCGGCTCCCGCCAGCTGTTCGCCCTCTCGCGGGCCGGCTACCTCCCCCGCTTCCTGTCCCTGACCTCGAAGCGCAAGGCCCCGTACCTGGGCCTGCTCATCCCGGGTGCCATCGGCTTCGCACTGGCCGCCGCCACCGGCAACGGCCCGCGCATGCTGAACATGGCGGTGTTCGGCGCGACCATCTCCTACGCCCTGATGGCCCTCTCCCACATCGTGCTGCGCCGCCGCGAGCCCGGCCTGGAGCGCCCGTACCGCACGCCGGGCGGCATCGTGACCTCCTCGGTGGCCTTCGTGCTCGCCCTGTCGGCCCTGGTCGCCACCTTCCTGGTGGACAAGGACGCGGCCTTCATCGCCCTGGCCGTGTACGCCGTCGCCCTCGCCTACTTCGCGTTCTACAGTCGGCACCACCTCGTGGCCTCCGCGCCGGAGGAGGAGTTCGCGGCCCTGGCGGAAGCCGAGGCCGAGCTTTCCCGCGACTGA
- a CDS encoding FadR/GntR family transcriptional regulator has protein sequence MTDTASEGDAIARLNPVLRQVRAGNGFEEALEQILQVVRLGLVPGGERLPPERELAERMGISRVTLREVLKVLQDQGLVEARRGRYGGTFVLPRPDTPAGGTEEELRRRVAGVDIEDVLRFREVLEVGAAGLCASQGLTERDTDRLLGALTATHDAPLPDYRRQDTLFHLTLCELAGSATLTAQYAAVRATVNDLLDCIPLLVRNLEHSQQQHSALVEAVLERDADAAREVMREHCCGTAALLRGFLT, from the coding sequence ATGACCGATACGGCGAGCGAGGGCGACGCGATCGCGCGGCTCAATCCCGTACTGCGACAGGTGCGGGCGGGCAACGGTTTCGAGGAGGCGCTGGAACAGATCCTCCAGGTGGTCCGGCTGGGTCTGGTGCCGGGCGGGGAACGCCTTCCGCCCGAGCGCGAGTTGGCGGAGCGGATGGGGATCAGCCGGGTGACGCTCCGCGAGGTGCTGAAGGTGCTCCAGGACCAGGGCCTGGTGGAGGCCCGGCGCGGACGGTACGGAGGAACGTTCGTCCTGCCCCGCCCCGACACGCCGGCCGGGGGCACCGAGGAGGAGCTGCGGCGCCGGGTCGCGGGCGTGGACATCGAGGACGTGCTGCGCTTCCGCGAGGTCCTGGAGGTGGGCGCGGCCGGGCTGTGCGCCTCGCAGGGACTCACGGAACGGGACACGGACCGGCTGCTCGGCGCGCTGACCGCCACCCACGACGCCCCGCTCCCCGACTACCGCCGCCAGGACACGCTCTTCCACCTCACCCTGTGCGAACTCGCCGGATCCGCCACCCTGACGGCCCAGTACGCGGCCGTCCGGGCCACCGTGAACGACCTGCTGGACTGCATCCCGCTGCTGGTGCGCAACCTCGAGCACTCGCAGCAGCAGCACAGCGCACTGGTCGAGGCGGTGCTGGAGCGGGACGCGGACGCGGCTCGCGAGGTGATGCGCGAGCACTGCTGCGGCACGGCGGCGCTGCTGCGGGGGTTCCTGACCTGA